The genomic window CTCCGGATAATGAAGAATACATAAATGGAGAACTCTTTATCGTTGACGTAAAAACAAGAGAGACGAGAAGGCTGCAAACGAATAAACTGTTAGGGGGAACGGTGTGCTTTTCTCCTGATGATAAAAAGATTTGTTATACAGCAAGTGTTAAGAACAAAGACTTTTACCAAAATCAAATTCAAGATCAAACCGTTGAAATCTATGAGCTTGGAAGTGGTAAAAGAACACAACCTCTAATCAATGTAGATAGTACAACAACGCCATTACGATGGACAGAGAAGGGTCTTTTTATTCGATGGCAGCATAAAACCCATTATCTGATAGGGATGCTTTCAGAGAATGGTTCAGTAGAGGTAATAAGTAAAGATAGAGATAGAGTCGTGATGGAGGCGGCTATAACGAAAAGTGGAGAGAATATCTCTTATATAAGTGCAAACCTTAACGAAACGTTTGATGTTTATGTAGATGGTTTAAAAGTGACGAGTGAGAATGATGTTTTTCATGAAAGAGTTAAGAGTAAAAGGAGGATCATTTCTTGGCTAAATCGTGATGGTGATGAAGTAGAAGGGGTATTAACGACTCCAGTAAATATTGACGATAATAAACAGTACCCCTTACTAGTGGCTGCTCATGGTGGGCCTGCTTGGGCGTCTTTCCCGATTTTTTCAGGTTGTTTTAACGAAAAATACCCAATCGAAATGTTTATTGAGAAAGGATTTATCGTGTTAGAGCCTAATTACAGAGGGAGTTCAGGATATGGAAATGCGTTCTTGAAGGCAAATTTCAAGAAATTAGGTTTTACTTATTACGACGATGTTATTTCAGGGGTTGATTTCCTTGTGAAAAAAGGACTGGTCGATCAAGATCGAGTTGGTGTAATGGGGTGGAGCAACGGCGGCTACGTATCTGCTTTTTGTGCTACATTCAGCCAGCAATTTAAAGCGGCTTCAGTTGGTGGCGGGATTACAAACTGGTATACCCATTATGTCCATACTGACATCCCATTCGTTATTCGGTCTTACTTTGGTGCTGATCCGTGGAAAGAACCAGAAATCTATCGTAAGACGTCGCCCACTACATACCTATCAACAGCTTCCACCCCGGTGTTGATTCAGCATGGTGAAAAAGATCTAAGGGTGCCAGTAGTAAATGGCTACGAGCTTTACAAAGGTTTGAAAGATCAAGGGGTTGCTACGGACTTTATCGTGTATCATGGCATGGCCTATCAGTCTGAGAAGCCAAGCATGAGCGTTGCAATTATGAATCAGAACCTTGCCTGGTTTTCGCACTATCTTTTAGGTGAAGAAATGGATGCTCCTTGATTAAACGCTGGTGTCGAGATAACTAGTAGTATGAAAACGGAGGCCGATCTTCTACCTTACTTATGTAGAAGAAGACGTATTTTCTTTATGTGCGGTGACTTTCATATGTAAGGTCCGCATGCTACGATGTTAAATTTTCGTAATTCGATTAAGACTATAGTAAACTTTATGGTAAGCAAGAATAGTAGGAAGGGGGACGTTGCGTTGCAAAAAGCGAACACGCATTATCAATCTCATGACTCGCTTATTGAGGTTTCAAACAAATTGTTTAAATGTTTAGCCCAGCAGCTAGATGTTAATACAGCGTATATTGCCAAGAAAGAGCCAGGGTACATGGACGTGGTGAACGCCTATAATAGAGATAGGGAAATCGTTACAAATGATATGTCGGTTGAATACAAAGAGTCAAATTGTAAGTATGTGTTAGAGAATGAAGCGGGAATCCAGTACTTCACCAACTTAATGACGAATGCAAACACCGCAGAAAGACAGATAACGGAGAAATTACAGGTGAAAGCTTTTTTAGGTGTCTCGATCTACGGCTCGTCTGGTGAACCATTTGGGACGCTATGCG from Shouchella hunanensis includes these protein-coding regions:
- a CDS encoding S9 family peptidase gives rise to the protein MNVSGYLSVEELVSMPTLFSGTISEDGKQVAFMKRTANWETDRYDQTIWIYEKKKNRTYPFMTGRNDCTQPLWSPNGKQIAYLCSVEKENHKQHQIIVQSLDSGYSLLVTNVKEAIHSFKWAPNGNGIFYRASVNRPEWRKKCYESETDMQYVGKDYQNDGLYYVHLGEDRSTLLTNPDKSHVHQFDVSHDGNKVVYMATPTPDNEEYINGELFIVDVKTRETRRLQTNKLLGGTVCFSPDDKKICYTASVKNKDFYQNQIQDQTVEIYELGSGKRTQPLINVDSTTTPLRWTEKGLFIRWQHKTHYLIGMLSENGSVEVISKDRDRVVMEAAITKSGENISYISANLNETFDVYVDGLKVTSENDVFHERVKSKRRIISWLNRDGDEVEGVLTTPVNIDDNKQYPLLVAAHGGPAWASFPIFSGCFNEKYPIEMFIEKGFIVLEPNYRGSSGYGNAFLKANFKKLGFTYYDDVISGVDFLVKKGLVDQDRVGVMGWSNGGYVSAFCATFSQQFKAASVGGGITNWYTHYVHTDIPFVIRSYFGADPWKEPEIYRKTSPTTYLSTASTPVLIQHGEKDLRVPVVNGYELYKGLKDQGVATDFIVYHGMAYQSEKPSMSVAIMNQNLAWFSHYLLGEEMDAP